A window of the Radiobacillus deserti genome harbors these coding sequences:
- a CDS encoding CBO0543 family protein: protein MKDESQHEMLRRLDSVQAELTKDYIKYWNEYSSFDSWQFWVILAMLIFPLILLFFKMDRERAFILGFFGYNVHIWFTYIDMFGAKLGYWSYPYQVMPLFSVNFGLDVSFIPVVYMFLYQWVLKHNKNFYLYFLGLCGILGFVFKPLLVALDLFELNKGATYFHLFLGYITIMIISKLITNLFFYFKRHLATEKL, encoded by the coding sequence ATGAAGGATGAATCACAACATGAAATGCTTCGAAGATTGGATAGCGTGCAAGCAGAACTAACAAAAGATTATATAAAATACTGGAATGAATATTCTTCATTTGATTCTTGGCAATTCTGGGTAATATTGGCCATGCTAATTTTCCCACTAATCCTTTTATTTTTTAAAATGGATCGAGAGAGAGCCTTTATATTAGGTTTTTTTGGTTATAATGTTCATATTTGGTTCACTTATATTGACATGTTTGGAGCGAAGCTAGGGTATTGGAGTTATCCCTACCAAGTCATGCCTTTATTTAGTGTTAATTTTGGTTTAGATGTTTCTTTTATTCCAGTTGTATATATGTTTCTTTATCAGTGGGTGTTAAAGCATAATAAGAATTTTTATTTGTATTTTTTAGGGCTATGTGGGATTCTTGGTTTCGTTTTCAAACCATTACTGGTGGCATTAGACTTATTCGAGTTAAACAAAGGTGCCACTTATTTTCATTTATTTTTAGGGTATATCACCATCATGATTATATCCAAGTTGATTACAAATCTCTTTTTTTACTTTAAAAGGCATCTGGCAACAGAAAAGCTCTAG
- a CDS encoding CPBP family intramembrane glutamic endopeptidase produces MKKWIIGSSLFACFFLYIVEQVMEVNYGWKTFSKWIVFLLLPIFLFRFIKREKQEKSLQKKGLLFGLLFGFISFSSIIIAYFVLRESIDFDAIIWELKKSGIDASNFIFVAVYITLGNSLLEEFFFRGFIFLNLNQAGYKKVAYLFSSLYLPSIICLSFNRGFLGSCFL; encoded by the coding sequence ATGAAAAAGTGGATTATAGGGAGTTCCTTATTCGCATGCTTCTTTTTATACATAGTGGAACAAGTGATGGAAGTTAACTATGGATGGAAAACGTTCTCTAAATGGATAGTTTTTCTTTTATTACCCATTTTTCTATTTCGGTTTATCAAACGTGAGAAACAAGAGAAATCGCTTCAAAAGAAAGGTTTATTATTCGGTTTGTTATTTGGATTCATAAGTTTTTCTAGTATTATTATCGCTTATTTTGTTTTAAGAGAGTCGATAGATTTTGACGCTATTATTTGGGAGTTGAAAAAGTCCGGTATTGATGCGAGTAACTTTATATTCGTTGCCGTTTATATAACGTTAGGAAATTCTTTATTAGAGGAATTCTTTTTTCGTGGATTTATATTTCTAAATTTGAATCAGGCGGGCTATAAGAAAGTAGCCTACTTATTTTCTTCTTTATATTTGCCATCTATCATATGTCTATCTTTCAATCGTGGTTTTCTTGGGAGCTGCTTCTTGTAG
- a CDS encoding SLAP domain-containing protein produces MQKLVFEDKWEKTIAEEDRLRIQEIFANLQSEQKDGLFFIPIRQAVNHRDDLLVSVLIHNATNEPITFEEKNVKYLEDCKVMGEYFFTLPVRIEAYTSMPWTFIFPKSALNNYVSLENGRLTI; encoded by the coding sequence ATGCAAAAGCTTGTGTTTGAAGATAAATGGGAAAAGACGATTGCTGAAGAAGACCGATTACGAATTCAAGAAATTTTTGCAAACTTACAATCGGAACAAAAGGATGGACTATTCTTCATTCCGATTAGACAAGCGGTAAATCATCGGGACGATTTACTTGTATCTGTTCTCATTCACAATGCAACTAATGAACCTATAACTTTTGAAGAAAAAAATGTGAAATATCTTGAGGATTGTAAAGTTATGGGAGAGTATTTTTTCACATTGCCAGTTCGTATCGAAGCGTACACAAGTATGCCTTGGACGTTTATTTTTCCAAAGTCCGCTTTAAACAATTATGTATCTCTAGAAAATGGTCGTTTGACCATTTAA